One region of Maylandia zebra isolate NMK-2024a linkage group LG10, Mzebra_GT3a, whole genome shotgun sequence genomic DNA includes:
- the stag2a gene encoding cohesin subunit SA-2a, with amino-acid sequence MIAAQDLHTEFQFPQEAESQLSSDTDLEDPDGKNAKTGKGVAAKKGKKALGDKAKGGGAGRVTGPGWVNGHHQENGMENMTLFEVVKMGKSATQSVVDDWIEAYKHDRDTTLLDLINFFIQCSGCKGAVSGEMFRHMQNSEIIRKMTEEFDEDSGDYPLTLSGPQWKKFRINFCDFIAVLVRQCQYSIIYDEYMMDTIISLLTGLSDSQVRAFRHTSTLAAMKLMTALVNVALNLSINMDNTQRQYEAERNKVIAKRANDRLELLLQKRKELQENQDEIENMMNAIFKGVFVHRYRDAIAEIRAICIEEIGVWMKLYSDAFLNDSYLKYVGWTMHDKQGEVRLKCLTALQGLFYNRELSTRLELFTSRFKDRIVSMTLDKEYDVAVQAIKLLTLVLQSSDEVLTAEDCESVYHLVYSAHRPIAIAAGEFLFKKLFSHRGPEEEGLPRRGRQSLNGSLIKTTVFFFLESELHEHGAYLVDSLWECASELLKDWETMISLLLDEPMPGEEALNDRQETALVEIMLCAIRQACECHPPVGRGTGKRVLTAKEKKTQLDDRTRVTEMFAVALPLLLAKYCVDIDKVTNLLQIPKFFDLDIYTTGRLEKHLDALLRQIWEVVDKHTDTEVLEACSTTYHYLCNEEFTIFNRVDIARSQLLDELVDKFNRLLEDFLQEGEEPDEDDAYQVLSTLKKITTFHNAHDLTKWDLFTSNYRLLNTGLQNGDMPEQIVVHAMQCTHYIILWHLAKVSDGTSVKGDMVTLRKQMRAFCLMCQRYINTINNAVKEQAFTILCDLLLIFSHQIMSSGREQLESLVYSPDSSLQAELLNFILDHVFIDQDDDNSTDGQQDDEASKIEALHKRRNLLAAYCKLIIYNVVEINTGADIFKQYMRYYNDYGDIIKETMSKTRQIDKIQCAKTLILSLQKLFNDMLSELGFNFDRSSSAFCGIKELARRFSLTFGLDQLKTREAIAMLHKDGIEFAFKEPSPQGEGSPPLNLAFLDILSEFSSKLIRQDKRTVHMYLERFMTFQMALQREDCWLPLISYRNSLQAGADDDTMSVISGISSRGSTVRSKKSKPATASKRKLPEEENSSSSSDAVWMNREQNVQTPVMMHSPHLTSTVLRDPKKMRPEDSFTATFTMPAEQHPHQPVPPQQQQPHPQHQTTIDYNTQVTWMLTQRQQAEARQQQERVSMHYAKMRNHMQQAIRRGSGLMEDDEEPIVEDVMMSSEDRLEDINEGMDFDTMDIDLPASKNRRERTELKPDYFDPSSIMDDSVLNVSMF; translated from the exons aTGATAGCAGCGCAGGACTTGCACACTGAGTTTCAGTTTCCTCA agaggcagaatCTCAGTTGTCTTCAGATACTGACCTTGAGGATCCCGATGGCAAAAATGCGAAGACAGGAAAGGGCGTG GCAGCCAAGAAAGGGAAGAAGGCGCTTGGAGACAAGGCCAAAGGTGGTGGAGCTGGGAGGGTCACTGGTCCCGGCTGGGTGAATGGCCACCATCAGGAGAATGGAATGGAGAACATGACCTTGTTTGAGGTGGTTAAAATGGGGAAGAGCGCCACACAG TCTGTGGTTGATGACTGGATTGAGGCATACAAACATGACAGGGACACCACTCTTTTGGACTTAATCAACTTCTTCATTCAGTGCTCTGGCTGTAAAG GTGCTGTGAGTGGAGAGATGTTCAGACATATGCAGAACTCGGAAATCATCCGGAAAATGACAGAGGAGTTTGATGAG GACAGCGGCGACTATCCATTAACCCTCTCAGGACCACAGTGGAAGAAATTCAGGATAAACTTCTGCGACTTCATTGCGGTTCTGGTGCGACAGTGTCAGTACAGCATCATTTATGACGAGTATATGATGGACACAATCATCTCGCTACTCACCGGCCTGTCTGACTCACAGGTCAGGGCCTTTAGACACACAAGCACACTAGCAG CCATGAAGTTGATGACAGCCTTGGTGAACGTGGCTCTGAACCTAAGCATCAATATGgacaacacacagagacagtatGAGGCAGAAAGGAACAAGGTCATTGCTAAGAGGGCCAATGATAGGTTGGAGCTACTGTTACAGAAGCGCAAAGAG CTTCAAGAAAATCAAGATGAAATTGAAAACATGATGAATGCAATCTTCAAGGGAGTGTTTGTTCACAGATATCG CGATGCCATTGCTGAAATCAGAGCCATTTGTATTGAGGAAATAGGAGTGTGGATGAAGCTGTACAGTGACGCCTTCCTTAATGACAGCTACCTAAAGTATGTTGGCTGGACAATGCATGACAAG CAAGGTGAAGTGCGTCTGAAGTGCCTGACTGCCCTGCAAGGCCTGTTCTACAACAGAGAACTCAGCACTCGGCTGGAACTCTTCACAAGCCGCTTCAAG GATCGCATTGTTTCTATGACTCTGGATAAGGAGTATGATGTTGCAGTGCAAGCTATTAAACTTCTGACACTTGTCCTACA GAGTAGTGATGAGGTTCTGACAGCAGAGGACTGTGAGAGTGTTTATCATCTGGTTTACTCTGCACATCGACCCATCGCCATCGCAGCGGGGGAGTTCCTGTTCAAAAA GTTGTTTAGCCATCGAGGTCCTGAGGAGGAGGGATTACCCAGGAGGGGCAGGCAGAGCCTCAACGGCAGCCTGATCAAGACTACTGTGTTCTTCTTCTTGGAGAGTGAG CTCCATGAACATGGGGCCTACTTAGTGGATAGCCTGTGGGAGTGTGCGTCAGAGCTGCTAAAGGACTGGGAGACTATGATCAGCTTGTTGCTGGATGAGCCAATGCCAGGAGAGGAAG ctctaaACGATCGTCAGGAGACAGCCCTGGTTGAAATCATGCTCTGTGCCATTCGGCAGGCTTGCGAATGTCATCCTCCTGTAGGCAGAGGCACGGGGAAGAGG GTCCTgactgcaaaagaaaagaaaacacagctgGATGATCGGACACGAGTCACAGAGATGTTTGCAGTTGCTTTGCCTCTGTTATTGGCAAAG taCTGCGTTGATATTGATAAGGTGACCAATTTGCTACAGATACCAAAGTTCTTTGATCTTGACATCTACACAACTGGGCGTTTAGAAAAG CATTTAGACGCACTGTTGCGACAAATCTGGGAAGTTGTGGATAAGCACACAGACACTGAGGTCCTGGAGGCCTGCTCTACCACCTACCACTATCTCTGCAACGAGGAGTTCACCATCTTCAACCGTGTGGACATCGCCCGCTCCCAGCTTCTTGACGAGCTTGTAGACAAGTTTAATAGACTCCTGGAGGACTTCCTGCAAGAG GGTGAAGAACCTGATGAGGATGATGCTTACCAGGTTCTATCCACACTTAAGAAGATCACCACTTTCCACAA TGCACACGACCTCACTAAGTGGGATCTCTTCACCAGCAACTACAGGCTACTCAACACAGGTCTACAGAATGGCGATATGCCTGAACAG ATTGTGGTTCATGCAATGCAGTGCACACATTACATCATCCTGTGGCATCTAGCGAAGGTTTCAGATGGCACTTCAGTAAAG GGTGACATGGTGACCTTGAGAAAGCAAATGCGAGCTTTCTGTTTAATGTGTCAGCGCTACATAAACACCATCAACAACGCAGTCAAAGAGCAG GCCTTCACTATACTGTGTGATCTGCTACTGATCTTCAGTCACCAAATTATGTCTTCAGGCCGGGAACAGTTGGAGTCTCTGGTCTATTCGCCAGACTCTTCTTTGCAGGCAGAGCTGCTCAACTTCATCCTGGATCATGTTTTCATTGATCAGGATGATGACAACAGCACAG atGGACAACAAGATGATGAAGCCAGTAAAATTGAAGCTCTACATAAGAGGAGAAACCTTCTTGCTGCCTATTGCAAATTAATCATTTACAATGTTGTGGAAATAAACACCGGAGCAGATATATTTAAACAGTACATGAGG TATTACAACGATTATGGAGATATTATCAAGGAAACAATGAGTAAGACGAGACAAATCGACAAAATCCAGTGTGCAAAGACGCTCATATTGAGCCTGCAAAAG TTGTTCAATGACATGTTGTCTGAACTCGGCTTCAATTTCGACCGCTCATCATCAGCCTTCTGCGGCATAAAAGAGCTCGCCCGACGCTTCTCATTGACGTTTggtttggatcagctgaagacCAGAGAGGCTATTGCCATGTTACATAA agACGGGATTGAGTTTGCCTTTAAAGAGCCAAGTCCCCAAGGAGAAGGAAGTCCACCGCTTAATTTAGCATTTTTGGATATCCTGAGTGAGTTCTCTAGCAAACTAATTCGACAGGACAAGAGGACAGT TCACATGTACTTGGAGCGATTCATGACATTTCAGATGGCCCTGCAGAGAGAAGACTGCTGGCTGCCTCTCATCTCATACAGAAATTCTCTGCAGGCTGGAGCAGATGACGACACTATGTCTGTAATTAGTGGGATCAGCAGTCGAGGCTCCACTGTCAGGAGTAAGAAATCCAAGCCAGCCACTGCCAGCAAAAGAAAATTGCCTGAAG AAGAgaacagcagtagcagcagcgATGCGGTTTGGATGAACCGTGAGCAGAATGTGCAAACGCCAGTGATGATGCATTCACCCCATCTAACTTCCACTGTACTGAGGGATCCAAAGAAAATGAGGCCAGAGGATAGCTTCACAGCCACGTTCACCATGCCAGCAGAGCAGCATCCCCATCAACCTGTGcctcctcagcagcagcagccacacCCTCAACACCAGACTACCATTGATTACAA TACCCAGGTTACTTGGATGCTGACACAAAGGCAACAAGCTGAAGCCCGTCAGCAGCAAGAGCGGGTTAGCATGCACTACGCCAAGATGAGGAACCACATGCAGCAAGCAAT TCGTCGAGGCTCTGGGCTCATGGAGGATGATGAGGAGCCAATAGTGGAGGATGTGATGATGTCATCTGAAGACCGCTTGGAAGATATCAATGAGGGCATGGATTTTGACACAATGGACATCGATTTG
- the epd gene encoding ependymin, whose product MYAALTLFFFMCLTASTHADHHQPCHAPNMTGFMSVMSMKGEMKAYGAFTYDSMGKKLRFRSNESSATNASHSMDLLMFFEEGTFYEIESKNQSCVKKTLHCSMHPLDIPDDATFSTKEHSGSAAIEGEGLQLDVWTGSMPDKKGHYSMSVTKGCLPVFTFYFTESTSFLFRTMEIENEIKDPDLLVVPSFCMGQPVEDTPEGTVNGFLNEFV is encoded by the exons ATGTATGCAGCTCTTACGCTATTCTTCTTCATGTGCTTGACCGCCAGCACCCATGCAGATCACCATCAGCCTTGTC ATGCACCCAATATGACAGGATTCATGTCTGTG ATGTCAATGAAAGGTGAAATGAAAGCATATGGTGCATTCACCTATGATTCAATGGGCAAGAAGCTACGGTTCAGATCAAACGAGAGCAGCGCCACAAACGCTTCACATAGTATGGATCTGCTGATGTTTTTCGAAGAG GGGACATTCTACGAGATTGAAAGCAAAAACCAGAGCTGTGTGAAAAAAACGCTGCACTGCAGCATGCACCCTCTGGATATTCCCGATGATGCCACGTTTTCCACTAAAGAACACTCTGGGAGTGCAGCCATCGAAGGGGAGGGATTACAGCTAGACGTATGGACAGGATCGATGCCCGACAAGAAAG GCCACTATTCCATGTCTGTAACCAAGGGATGTTTGCCTGTGTTCACTTTCTACTTCACTGAGTCCACATCATTCCTTTTCAG GACCATGGAGATTGAAAACGAGATCAAGGACCCCGATCTCCTTGTGGTGCCTTCCTTTTGTATGGGACAGCCTGTGGAGGACACACCTGAAGGGACAGTAAATGGTTTCCTCAATGAGTTTGTGTAG